The Lycium barbarum isolate Lr01 chromosome 10, ASM1917538v2, whole genome shotgun sequence genome includes a region encoding these proteins:
- the LOC132615435 gene encoding uncharacterized protein LOC132615435 codes for MSKPSVRKQAIEKHINRSSKEKEKGPSNYSNLFYLSKHLKKVYPIELQKTCSLPTYSLSLSLSQTSSDDSSLSTLDDHIFSSSFQRREIPASKNVVPQVSRALNLSTCPSEKELMRCSWITNSSDKAYVQFHDECWGVPVYDDHQLFELLSLAGLLMDFNWTEILKRRQLMREAFVGFNAKQVAKMGEKEIKEIVSNASLMLPENRVRSIVDNAKCIVKIGREFGSFSCYMWNHMNYKPIINRFRNARNVPLRSPKAEAISKDLVKRGLTLVGPVIVNSFMQAAGMTIDHLIYCFRHKECVNLAERPWRHV; via the exons atgTCTAAGCCAAGTGTAAGgaaacaagccatagagaagcaTATTAACCGTAGTTCTAAAGAGAAAGAGAAGGGGCCAAGCAATTATAGTAACTTGTTTTATTTATCCAAACACCTGAAGAAAGTTTACCCAATAGAGCTTCAAAAAACTTGTTCACTTCCAACTTATTCCCTTTCTTTATCTCTATCTCAAACTTCATCAGATGATTCTTCCCTTTCTACACTGGATGATCATATATTCTCTTCGTCGTTTCAAAGAAGAGAAATTCCAGCCAGCAAAAATGTTGTTCCACAAGTTAGTCGTGCTCTAAATCTTAGCACATGTCCTAGTGAAAAAGAGCTTATGAGGTGCAGTTGGATCACTAATAGCAGTG ATAAGGCATATGTGCAGTTCCATGATGAATGCTGGGGTGTTCCAGTTTATGATGACCA TCAATTGTTCGAGCTACTTTCATTGGCTGGCTTGTTGATGGATTTTAACTGGACTGAAATTTTAAAGAGAAGACAACTAATGAG AGAAGCCTTTGTTGGATTCAATGCGAAGCAAGTGGCTAAAATGGGGGAGAAAGAGATTAAAGAAATAGTCTCTAATGCATCCCTGATGTTACCAGAAAATAGAGTTAGATCAATTGTTGACAACGCCAAATGCATAGTCAAG ATTGGGAGGGAATTTGGATCTTTCAGCTGCTACATGTGGAACCATATGAATTATAAACCAATAATTAACAGATTTAGAAATGCAAGAAATGTTCCACTAAGAAGTCCAAAAGCAGAAGCTATTAGCAAAGATTTGGTGAAGAGAGGATTAACGCTTGTTGGGCCAGTGATTGTAAATTCATTTATGCAAGCGGCTGGAATGACAATTGATCATTTGATTTATTGTTTTAGACACAAAGAATGTGTTAATCTTGCTGAAAGACCTTGGAGGCATGTCTGA